From one Ferrovibrio sp. MS7 genomic stretch:
- the recN gene encoding DNA repair protein RecN, protein MLTHLGIRDIVLIERLELQIGNGLGVLTGETGAGKSILLDALGLALGRRADAGLVRAGAAQGVVTAAFEVAEKHPAFALLAEQGLEVAEEGIVLRRVVTADGKSRAFVNDQAVSVGLLRRLGDTLVEIHGQNDEQGLIDSAVHRALLDDYAGLSRDAEALKGRYRAFRDAEAALKEAEAAAEQARRDEDYLRHVVAELEDLKPVAGEEEELAGQRSLLQAGEKLAVAMQEAEAALLGGERGGGVEARLRNSLRALERVADRAPDQVAAAAQAAEAALDAVARYAQELEATSRRLDLDPQKLERVEERLFALRAAARKHGVPVSDLARLTEQFAERLALIDNQAASLGKLAKAAAEARAAFSAGAEALSTARRKAAAKLDKAVAAELGPLKLGAAKFQTAVDTLPPEQWTSDGADRVTFQAATNPGSAPGSLAKIASGGELSRFMLALRVVLAGRGDAGTLIFDEVDRGVGGATAAAVGERLARLAGKVQVLVVTHSPQVAAKGGEHWRIAKREAGPAKARTTITEVTPLSRDERREEIARMLAGATITDAARAAADDLLLQKA, encoded by the coding sequence ATGCTGACCCATTTAGGCATCCGCGACATCGTGCTGATCGAGCGGCTGGAGCTGCAGATCGGCAATGGCCTGGGCGTGCTCACCGGCGAGACCGGTGCCGGCAAATCCATCCTGCTCGATGCGCTCGGCCTGGCTTTGGGCCGCCGCGCCGATGCTGGCCTGGTGCGCGCTGGTGCCGCGCAGGGCGTGGTGACTGCCGCCTTCGAAGTTGCCGAGAAGCATCCGGCTTTTGCCTTGTTGGCGGAGCAGGGGCTGGAAGTGGCTGAGGAAGGCATTGTGCTGCGCCGCGTGGTGACGGCGGATGGCAAGAGCCGCGCCTTCGTCAACGACCAGGCGGTCAGCGTCGGCCTGCTGCGCCGGCTTGGCGATACGCTGGTGGAAATCCATGGCCAGAATGACGAGCAGGGTTTGATCGATAGTGCCGTGCATCGTGCGTTGCTGGATGATTATGCCGGCCTCAGCCGCGATGCCGAGGCGCTGAAAGGCCGCTACCGCGCCTTCCGCGATGCCGAGGCGGCGTTGAAGGAAGCCGAGGCTGCCGCCGAGCAGGCGCGGCGCGACGAAGACTATCTGCGCCATGTGGTGGCGGAACTGGAAGACCTGAAGCCGGTTGCCGGCGAGGAAGAGGAACTGGCCGGCCAGCGCAGCCTGTTGCAGGCCGGTGAAAAACTGGCCGTGGCGATGCAGGAGGCCGAGGCGGCTCTGCTCGGTGGCGAACGTGGTGGCGGCGTCGAGGCGCGGCTGCGCAACAGCCTGCGGGCGCTGGAACGCGTGGCCGACCGCGCGCCGGATCAGGTGGCGGCGGCAGCCCAGGCGGCGGAAGCAGCACTCGATGCCGTGGCGCGCTATGCCCAGGAACTGGAGGCCACATCGCGGCGGCTGGATCTCGACCCGCAGAAGCTGGAACGGGTGGAGGAACGCCTGTTCGCGCTCCGCGCCGCTGCCCGCAAGCATGGCGTGCCGGTGAGCGACCTGGCGCGTCTCACGGAACAATTCGCCGAGCGACTGGCGCTGATCGACAACCAGGCGGCAAGCCTGGGCAAGCTCGCCAAGGCCGCTGCTGAAGCGCGTGCGGCTTTCAGCGCCGGCGCCGAAGCGCTCAGTACGGCACGGCGCAAGGCGGCGGCGAAGCTCGACAAGGCCGTGGCTGCCGAACTCGGCCCGCTGAAACTCGGCGCGGCGAAATTCCAGACGGCGGTGGATACGCTGCCGCCCGAGCAATGGACTTCCGATGGCGCCGACCGCGTCACCTTCCAGGCCGCCACCAATCCCGGCAGTGCACCGGGTTCGCTGGCCAAGATCGCTTCGGGCGGCGAATTGAGCCGCTTCATGCTGGCCCTGCGCGTGGTGCTGGCCGGGCGCGGCGATGCCGGCACGCTGATTTTCGACGAAGTGGATCGCGGCGTCGGCGGTGCCACGGCGGCGGCTGTGGGTGAGCGTCTGGCGCGGCTGGCCGGCAAGGTGCAGGTGCTGGTTGTTACCCATTCGCCGCAGGTGGCGGCCAAGGGTGGCGAACATTGGCGCATCGCCAAGCGCGAGGCCGGCCCGGCCAAGGCGCGCACCACCATCACCGAAGTAACCCCGTTGAGCCGCGACGAACGCCGCGAGGAAATCGCCCGCATGCTGGCCGGCGCCACCATCACCGATGCCGCCCGCGCTGCCGCTGACGACCTGCTGCTGCAGAAGGCGTGA
- a CDS encoding outer membrane protein assembly factor BamD has product MLAAGFLLLVLAACAAEEKPYVEEPVDKLYNRAVDLANQGSWEGAAKTFDEVERQHPYSTWATKAQIMAAYSWYQRNSYDDAIAAADRFLQLHPGHKDSAYAYYLKAISYYEQIADVARDQGTTQKALDALNDVVQRFPTSEYARDARLKIDLTRDHLAGKEMTIGRYYQRQGQHIAAINRFKTVVEKFQTTTHVPEALHRITESYLALGVIDEAQNSAAVLGHNYPGSEWYVDTYAMLTGKNVRPEAKEGSWLSRLF; this is encoded by the coding sequence ATGCTTGCCGCCGGCTTCCTGCTGCTGGTCCTGGCTGCCTGCGCGGCCGAGGAAAAGCCCTATGTCGAAGAGCCGGTAGACAAGCTCTATAACCGCGCCGTCGACCTTGCGAACCAGGGAAGCTGGGAAGGAGCGGCGAAGACATTCGATGAAGTCGAGCGCCAGCATCCGTATTCGACCTGGGCCACTAAGGCGCAGATCATGGCGGCCTATTCCTGGTATCAGCGCAATTCCTACGATGATGCGATTGCCGCCGCTGATCGTTTCCTGCAGCTGCATCCCGGCCACAAGGACAGCGCCTACGCCTATTATCTGAAAGCGATCAGCTATTACGAGCAGATCGCCGACGTGGCGCGCGACCAGGGCACGACGCAGAAGGCGCTGGATGCGCTGAACGATGTGGTGCAGCGTTTCCCGACCTCGGAATATGCCCGCGACGCGCGGCTCAAGATCGATCTGACGCGCGACCATCTTGCCGGCAAGGAAATGACCATCGGCCGCTACTACCAGCGCCAGGGCCAGCACATTGCCGCAATCAACCGCTTCAAGACCGTGGTGGAGAAATTCCAGACCACCACTCATGTGCCGGAGGCACTGCACCGCATCACCGAGAGCTATCTGGCACTCGGCGTGATCGATGAGGCGCAGAATTCGGCAGCCGTGCTTGGCCACAACTATCCGGGCAGCGAATGGTACGTCGACACTTACGCGATGCTTACCGGCAAGAATGTGCGGCCCGAGGCCAAGGAAGGTTCCTGGCTCAGCCGGCTGTTCTGA
- a CDS encoding helix-turn-helix domain-containing protein produces the protein MGKIATRVDEYVGERIRARRTELGLTQEELANALKISYQQVQKYETGANRVSAGRLFEVAQRLQVEMAYFFEGLEQKLDSRPMEHGGKNRSTIELVRNFAEIEDNTIRSAVAGLIKSIAQRNKDGTDPVTLGGDD, from the coding sequence ATGGGAAAGATTGCCACGCGGGTTGATGAATATGTTGGTGAGCGCATCCGCGCCCGCCGCACCGAACTGGGCCTGACCCAGGAAGAACTGGCCAACGCCCTGAAGATTTCCTACCAGCAGGTGCAGAAGTACGAGACCGGCGCCAACCGCGTCAGCGCGGGCCGGTTGTTTGAAGTCGCCCAGCGCCTTCAGGTCGAGATGGCCTACTTCTTCGAAGGCCTGGAGCAGAAGCTGGACAGCCGTCCGATGGAACATGGCGGCAAGAACCGCTCCACCATCGAGCTGGTGCGCAATTTCGCCGAGATCGAGGACAACACCATCCGCTCCGCGGTGGCCGGCCTGATCAAGAGCATTGCCCAGCGCAACAAGGATGGCACCGACCCGGTGACCCTTGGCGGTGACGACTAA
- the lpxC gene encoding UDP-3-O-acyl-N-acetylglucosamine deacetylase, with product MLTSGKTAQKTLKNRIKCSGIGLHSGAKVTMTLGPAAPDTGVVFRRVDLPGQPLVRARYDQVTDLRLCSTIGAGEGVSVGTVEHLMAAFAGLGVDNVVVEIDGPEVPVMDGSSAPFVFLIECADLIDQVAPRRYLKVLKPVEVRDGLASAALLPDDDFSIAFEIDFSNPMIGRQAAEFYLAPGRFKADLARARTFGFVQEVEQLRAMGLARGGSLENAVVLGADRILNDDGLRYDDEFVRHKALDALGDLYLAGGPILGRYEGCRSGHALNNRLLHALFADKSAFAWTTYPKSREAQPRVAELVRSAELGSRIRAAAEASF from the coding sequence GTGCTCACTTCCGGCAAGACGGCGCAGAAGACCCTCAAGAATCGCATCAAGTGCTCCGGCATTGGCCTGCATAGCGGCGCCAAGGTCACGATGACCCTCGGTCCGGCGGCGCCGGATACCGGCGTGGTGTTCCGCCGCGTCGATCTGCCGGGCCAGCCTCTGGTCCGCGCCCGCTACGATCAGGTTACCGATCTGCGTCTCTGCTCCACCATCGGCGCCGGCGAAGGCGTCTCGGTCGGCACCGTCGAGCATCTGATGGCCGCGTTCGCCGGCCTCGGTGTCGACAATGTGGTGGTCGAGATCGATGGTCCGGAAGTGCCGGTGATGGATGGTTCCTCGGCCCCCTTCGTGTTCCTGATCGAATGCGCCGACCTGATCGACCAGGTGGCGCCGCGCCGCTATCTCAAGGTGCTGAAGCCGGTGGAAGTGCGCGATGGCCTGGCCTCGGCCGCGCTGCTCCCCGATGATGATTTCTCCATCGCCTTTGAGATCGATTTCTCGAATCCGATGATTGGCCGCCAGGCGGCGGAATTCTATCTCGCGCCGGGCCGCTTCAAGGCCGATCTGGCGCGTGCCCGCACTTTCGGCTTCGTGCAGGAAGTGGAGCAGCTCCGTGCCATGGGCCTGGCCCGCGGCGGTTCGTTGGAAAACGCGGTGGTGCTGGGCGCCGACCGCATCCTGAATGACGATGGCCTGCGCTACGACGATGAATTCGTGCGCCACAAGGCGCTCGACGCGCTGGGCGACCTCTACCTCGCCGGTGGCCCGATCCTCGGTCGTTACGAGGGCTGCCGCAGCGGCCATGCGCTGAACAACCGCCTGCTGCATGCGCTGTTCGCCGACAAGAGCGCGTTTGCCTGGACCACCTATCCGAAGAGCCGCGAGGCCCAGCCGCGCGTCGCTGAACTGGTGCGTTCGGCCGAACTCGGCTCGCGCATCCGCGCGGCTGCCGAAGCCTCCTTCTAA
- the ftsZ gene encoding cell division protein FtsZ, translating into MGINLSMPATRELKPRIVVFGVGGAGGNAVNNMIASQLEGVEFVAANTDAQALNMSLTERRIQLGTALTQGLGCGAKPDVGRGAAEESMELIAEHLQGCHMAFVAAGMGGGTGTGAAPVIARAAKEMGILTVGVVTKPFSFEGSQRMKLAEAGIRELQQYVDTLIIIPNQNLFRIANEKTTFADAFKMADNVLQSGVRGITDLMVMPGLINLDFADVRAVMSEMGKAMMGTGEADAEHRAIEAAERAIANPLLDDISMKGARGVLINITGGPDLTLFEVDEAANRIREEVDPEANIIVGSTLDPNMQGRMRVSVVATGIDAAAQVNPEPKLRLVTPPVPQPRPVVPAATMPARAPAAAAAAAAAPLAMPVVEAPAAAAPIAAAPVPAAMEAVNAAPALDLTTVVAEVQAAMPAPVAAPAPVAAPPMTAPVAADAPRPLATPVMEAAPVAAAPVAAAPQQGLFNDAEVVRAEPRKAAGIFGRMFGRAAAPAEPAPAPARPQAEPQFTVPVMRQTAPRAAAAAPAPQVAAAQPVAELPPQPAVERTAQPAPAHGLGQTAGRVQEDLLDIPAFLRRQAN; encoded by the coding sequence ATGGGTATCAATCTCTCAATGCCGGCCACGCGGGAACTGAAGCCCCGCATCGTTGTCTTCGGTGTCGGCGGCGCCGGTGGCAATGCGGTCAACAACATGATCGCCTCCCAGCTCGAGGGCGTCGAGTTCGTTGCCGCCAACACCGATGCCCAGGCGCTGAACATGTCGCTCACCGAGCGGCGCATCCAGCTCGGCACGGCGCTGACCCAGGGCCTCGGCTGCGGCGCCAAGCCCGATGTGGGCCGTGGCGCGGCTGAAGAATCGATGGAACTGATCGCCGAGCACCTGCAGGGCTGCCATATGGCCTTCGTCGCCGCCGGCATGGGCGGCGGTACCGGCACCGGCGCCGCCCCGGTGATCGCCCGCGCCGCCAAGGAAATGGGCATCCTCACCGTCGGTGTGGTGACCAAGCCGTTTTCCTTCGAGGGCAGCCAGCGCATGAAGCTGGCCGAAGCCGGCATCCGGGAATTGCAGCAGTATGTCGATACGCTGATCATCATCCCGAACCAGAATCTGTTCCGCATCGCCAACGAGAAGACCACCTTCGCGGATGCCTTCAAGATGGCGGACAACGTGCTGCAGTCCGGCGTGCGCGGGATCACCGACCTGATGGTGATGCCGGGCCTGATCAACCTGGATTTCGCCGACGTGCGCGCGGTGATGAGCGAGATGGGCAAGGCGATGATGGGCACCGGCGAGGCCGATGCCGAGCATCGTGCCATCGAAGCCGCCGAGCGCGCCATCGCCAACCCGCTGCTGGACGATATCTCGATGAAGGGCGCGCGTGGCGTGCTCATCAATATCACCGGCGGCCCGGACCTGACGCTGTTCGAGGTGGATGAAGCCGCGAACCGCATCCGTGAAGAGGTCGATCCGGAAGCCAACATCATCGTCGGCTCGACCCTGGATCCGAATATGCAGGGCCGCATGCGCGTTTCGGTGGTTGCCACCGGCATCGATGCTGCCGCTCAGGTGAATCCGGAACCGAAGCTGCGCCTGGTGACGCCGCCGGTGCCGCAGCCGCGCCCGGTCGTGCCGGCTGCCACCATGCCGGCCCGTGCACCGGCTGCTGCTGCCGCGGCTGCTGCCGCCCCGCTGGCAATGCCGGTGGTTGAAGCCCCGGCTGCCGCTGCTCCGATTGCCGCTGCCCCGGTTCCTGCCGCAATGGAAGCGGTGAATGCCGCCCCGGCCCTGGATCTGACCACGGTTGTCGCCGAGGTTCAGGCTGCCATGCCGGCTCCGGTTGCCGCTCCGGCCCCGGTGGCTGCGCCCCCCATGACGGCTCCGGTTGCTGCTGACGCGCCGCGTCCGCTCGCCACGCCGGTGATGGAAGCCGCGCCGGTTGCCGCCGCGCCGGTCGCTGCCGCGCCGCAGCAGGGCCTGTTCAACGATGCCGAAGTGGTTCGTGCTGAGCCGCGCAAGGCTGCGGGCATCTTTGGTCGCATGTTCGGCCGCGCTGCCGCCCCGGCCGAGCCGGCGCCGGCTCCGGCCCGTCCGCAGGCCGAGCCGCAGTTCACCGTGCCGGTGATGCGCCAGACCGCACCGCGTGCCGCTGCCGCTGCTCCGGCACCGCAGGTTGCTGCCGCCCAGCCGGTGGCCGAGCTGCCGCCGCAGCCGGCGGTTGAGCGCACCGCCCAGCCGGCTCCAGCCCACGGCCTTGGCCAGACCGCCGGCCGGGTGCAGGAAGACCTGCTCGACATCCCCGCTTTCCTGCGTCGTCAGGCGAACTGA
- the ftsA gene encoding cell division protein FtsA codes for MAVSRNGLIAGLDVGSSKVCCFIARADGGTLRVIGIGHQLSRGLRSGNVIDMEAAEGSIRAAVETAERMCGETIRDVFVSISAGNPQSHTMGVEMAIDGHEVSDADVARVLEQGRRMDQPGDREILHSIPVGYTIDGSRGIKEPRGMAAERLGVNMHVITAASGPLRNLATCVARGHLRLSGRVIAPFASGLACLVEDEMDLGVTLIDMGGGTTSLAVFYDGQLVHADVVPLGGAHVTNDIARGLSTPLAHAERLKTLYGTVLPSQADENEMIDVPQVGETEEHAQNPVPRSILTGIIKPRVEETLEQVRERLVASGFEKLAGRRVVLTGGASQLQGVRELAARTLDKQVRLGRPIRVGGLAEATGGPAFSACAGLLTYALQEQAQRVIRLEEPEVETTGAIARIGRWLRANF; via the coding sequence ATGGCGGTATCGCGTAATGGATTGATCGCCGGCCTGGATGTGGGCTCGTCCAAGGTCTGCTGTTTCATCGCCCGGGCCGATGGCGGCACGCTCCGCGTCATCGGCATCGGCCACCAGCTTTCGCGCGGCCTGCGCTCCGGCAATGTCATCGACATGGAGGCGGCGGAAGGCTCGATCCGCGCCGCGGTCGAGACCGCCGAGCGGATGTGCGGCGAGACCATCCGCGATGTCTTTGTCAGCATCTCGGCCGGCAACCCGCAGAGCCATACCATGGGCGTGGAAATGGCCATCGATGGCCATGAAGTGAGCGACGCCGATGTCGCCCGCGTGCTGGAGCAGGGCCGCCGCATGGACCAGCCCGGCGACCGCGAAATCCTGCATTCGATTCCGGTCGGCTACACCATCGACGGCTCGCGCGGCATCAAGGAGCCGCGCGGCATGGCCGCCGAGCGCCTCGGCGTCAACATGCATGTGATCACCGCCGCCTCGGGCCCGCTGCGCAATCTGGCCACCTGCGTCGCGCGCGGCCATCTGCGGCTTTCGGGCCGCGTCATCGCCCCCTTCGCCTCGGGCCTCGCCTGCCTGGTGGAAGACGAGATGGACCTCGGCGTCACCCTGATCGACATGGGCGGCGGCACCACCAGCCTCGCGGTGTTCTACGACGGCCAGTTGGTGCATGCCGACGTTGTCCCGCTGGGCGGCGCCCATGTCACCAACGACATCGCCCGTGGCCTTTCCACCCCGCTGGCCCATGCCGAGCGGCTTAAGACCCTCTACGGCACCGTGCTGCCGAGCCAGGCCGACGAGAATGAGATGATCGACGTGCCCCAGGTTGGCGAGACCGAGGAGCATGCCCAGAATCCGGTGCCGCGTTCGATTCTCACCGGCATCATCAAGCCGCGAGTCGAGGAGACTCTGGAGCAGGTGCGTGAGCGACTCGTCGCTTCCGGATTCGAAAAGCTCGCCGGGCGCCGTGTCGTGCTCACCGGCGGTGCCAGTCAACTTCAAGGCGTGCGCGAGCTGGCGGCCCGCACGCTTGACAAGCAGGTTCGCCTCGGCCGCCCGATCCGCGTTGGCGGATTGGCCGAGGCAACAGGCGGCCCGGCCTTCTCGGCCTGCGCCGGTTTGCTCACCTATGCCCTGCAGGAACAGGCGCAGCGCGTCATTCGTCTGGAGGAACCGGAGGTCGAAACCACCGGTGCCATCGCACGAATCGGCCGCTGGCTGCGGGCGAATTTCTAG
- a CDS encoding cell division protein FtsQ/DivIB has product MRSLVVLADDRPCAPCAPVPPPQRPKGYCRPLPPARKKPKSVLWRRVRWTLALGLLLGLGGGGAYTWFRTDWPERIRNEVQLAIGEAGALVDLRVGDISVTGREHTPPDALLAAVEIERGDPILAVDLDAVRKRVEGLGWVKSAAVWRQLPDTLHIEILEREPFARWQIDHQVRLIDRDGRVLDDDDRIEFAHLLRLVGPGASDQAAALIAMLESEPVLGRRVVNAIRVRERRWDIEFDNGVIAKLPEETPELAWRRLIELEQRHGLLRRDLESVDLRLNDRLIVKLMPEAVPPTTNNAPAKKPAAKRT; this is encoded by the coding sequence ATGCGATCGCTAGTCGTTCTGGCCGATGACCGTCCTTGCGCGCCCTGCGCGCCGGTACCGCCGCCGCAGCGCCCGAAGGGCTATTGCCGGCCGCTGCCGCCAGCGCGCAAGAAGCCGAAAAGCGTGCTGTGGCGCCGGGTGCGCTGGACGCTGGCGCTCGGCCTGCTGCTGGGGCTCGGCGGTGGTGGTGCTTATACCTGGTTCCGCACCGACTGGCCGGAGCGGATCCGCAACGAGGTGCAGCTTGCCATCGGCGAGGCCGGTGCGCTGGTGGATCTGCGGGTCGGCGATATCAGCGTGACGGGTCGTGAGCATACGCCGCCGGATGCGCTGCTGGCTGCCGTTGAGATCGAGCGTGGCGATCCGATCCTGGCCGTCGACCTCGATGCCGTGCGCAAGCGCGTCGAGGGCCTGGGCTGGGTGAAGAGCGCCGCCGTGTGGCGCCAGCTTCCCGATACGCTGCATATCGAAATCCTGGAGCGCGAGCCTTTCGCGCGCTGGCAGATCGATCATCAGGTGCGCCTGATCGACCGCGACGGCCGCGTGCTGGATGACGATGACCGCATCGAATTCGCGCATCTGCTGCGCCTGGTCGGCCCCGGCGCCTCGGACCAGGCCGCCGCCCTGATCGCGATGCTGGAATCCGAGCCGGTACTGGGCCGCCGGGTGGTGAATGCCATCCGCGTGCGCGAGCGCCGCTGGGATATCGAATTCGACAATGGCGTGATCGCCAAGCTGCCGGAGGAGACTCCGGAACTGGCCTGGCGCCGCCTGATCGAACTGGAACAGCGCCACGGCCTGCTGCGGCGCGATTTGGAAAGCGTGGACCTGCGCCTCAACGACCGGCTCATCGTCAAGCTGATGCCGGAAGCAGTGCCGCCGACCACGAATAACGCGCCGGCCAAGAAGCCGGCGGCGAAACGGACATAA
- a CDS encoding D-alanine--D-alanine ligase, with the protein MSKHVAVLMGGWSSEREVSLTSGRACVKALEGEGYRVTAIDVGRDLAEQLVRVKPDVAFNALHGPYGEDGTVQGLLEVIGIPYTHSGVLASALAMNKPMAKAVWAGHGLPLAEGKVVHRSAFAAGPVMPHPYVIKPLNEGSSVGVHIVFAGDNYQPQDDASWRFGETVLVERYIAGREIQVAVMGNRVLGGIEIKAHGRFYDYEAKYTDGKATHLMPAPIHKDAYEQVCALTLEAHLALGCRGVTRADWRYDDTAGEPGKFYLLEINTQPGMTPLSLVPEIAAHNGIGFGALVRWMVEDASCDR; encoded by the coding sequence ATGAGCAAGCATGTTGCCGTGCTGATGGGTGGCTGGTCGTCGGAGCGCGAGGTGTCGCTTACCTCCGGCCGTGCCTGCGTCAAGGCGCTGGAAGGCGAGGGCTACCGCGTCACCGCCATCGATGTCGGCCGCGACCTCGCCGAACAATTGGTGCGCGTGAAGCCGGATGTGGCCTTCAATGCGCTGCACGGCCCCTATGGCGAGGATGGCACGGTGCAGGGCCTGCTCGAGGTGATCGGCATTCCCTACACCCATTCCGGCGTGCTGGCTTCGGCACTGGCGATGAACAAGCCGATGGCCAAGGCGGTGTGGGCCGGCCATGGCCTGCCGCTGGCGGAAGGCAAGGTCGTGCACCGCTCAGCCTTCGCCGCCGGCCCGGTGATGCCGCATCCTTACGTGATCAAGCCGCTCAACGAGGGCTCCTCGGTGGGCGTGCATATCGTGTTTGCCGGCGACAATTACCAGCCGCAGGACGATGCCTCCTGGCGCTTCGGCGAAACCGTGCTGGTGGAACGCTATATTGCCGGCCGCGAAATCCAGGTGGCGGTGATGGGCAATCGCGTGCTCGGCGGCATCGAGATCAAGGCGCATGGCCGCTTCTACGATTACGAAGCCAAGTATACCGACGGCAAGGCGACGCATCTGATGCCGGCGCCGATCCACAAGGATGCCTATGAGCAGGTCTGCGCACTGACGCTGGAAGCACATCTGGCGCTCGGCTGCCGCGGCGTGACGCGGGCCGATTGGCGCTATGACGATACGGCCGGTGAGCCAGGCAAGTTCTACCTGCTGGAGATCAACACCCAGCCGGGCATGACGCCGCTGTCGCTGGTGCCCGAGATCGCGGCGCATAATGGCATCGGTTTCGGTGCCCTGGTGCGCTGGATGGTGGAGGACGCCTCATGCGATCGCTAG
- the murB gene encoding UDP-N-acetylmuramate dehydrogenase: MMAARRMDAEGLIAQLPATRGSYTARAPLADLTWFRVGGPAEVLFRPADLEDLAAFLAAKPADVPVTVIGVGSNLLVRDGGLPGVTIRLAKGFSDIRVDGDVVEAGAGASDVRVSLVAQEAGLAGLEFLRGIPGTIGGGLRMNAGAYGAEMRDVVLEASAIDPQGRIHRLLPDDLKFGYRFCGVPADWIFLAARLKGRPGDRAEIGARMAEIQKSRETTQPIKTATGGSTFANPPGAKAWELIDAAGCRGLVMGDAQVSEQHCNFLINRGEATAADLETLGETVRRRVKEQSGIELHWEIRRVGLPLAANEDEETTP, translated from the coding sequence ATGATGGCGGCCCGGCGCATGGATGCGGAAGGCTTGATCGCGCAGCTGCCCGCCACGCGCGGCAGCTACACCGCGCGTGCGCCGCTGGCCGATCTCACCTGGTTCCGCGTCGGCGGCCCGGCGGAAGTGCTGTTCCGGCCCGCCGACCTTGAGGATCTTGCCGCCTTCCTGGCCGCCAAGCCCGCCGATGTGCCGGTGACGGTGATCGGTGTTGGCTCCAACCTGCTGGTGCGTGATGGCGGCCTGCCGGGCGTCACCATCAGGCTCGCCAAAGGCTTTTCCGATATCCGCGTTGATGGCGATGTGGTTGAAGCTGGCGCCGGCGCTTCCGATGTGCGCGTGTCGCTGGTGGCGCAGGAAGCCGGCTTGGCTGGTCTGGAATTCCTGCGCGGCATTCCTGGCACCATCGGCGGCGGCCTGCGCATGAATGCCGGTGCGTATGGCGCCGAGATGCGGGATGTAGTGCTGGAAGCCAGCGCCATCGATCCGCAGGGCCGCATCCACCGCCTGCTGCCCGACGACCTTAAATTCGGCTACCGCTTCTGCGGCGTGCCGGCGGACTGGATCTTCCTTGCCGCGCGCCTCAAGGGCCGCCCGGGCGATCGCGCCGAGATCGGCGCGCGCATGGCGGAAATCCAGAAGTCGCGGGAGACGACGCAGCCGATCAAGACCGCCACCGGCGGCTCCACCTTCGCCAACCCGCCTGGGGCTAAGGCCTGGGAACTGATTGACGCCGCCGGCTGCCGTGGCCTGGTGATGGGCGATGCCCAGGTGAGCGAGCAGCATTGCAATTTCCTGATCAATCGCGGCGAGGCGACTGCCGCCGATCTGGAGACGCTGGGCGAGACCGTGCGCCGGCGCGTGAAAGAGCAGAGCGGCATCGAGCTGCATTGGGAAATCCGCCGCGTCGGCCTGCCGCTGGCGGCGAATGAAGATGAGGAGACCACACCATGA